The following are encoded in a window of Streptomyces griseiscabiei genomic DNA:
- a CDS encoding WD40/YVTN/BNR-like repeat-containing protein yields MTTGLAAAALAAALAVPAQAHGEGRPPHWELKDTGTDVRFRGLAAVSRNSAWLAGSAGTVLRTGDGGRTWRNVSPPGAQDLQFRDIEAFDARRAVVLAIGEGEASRVYRTDDGGSTWTESFRNTDPRAFYDCLTFFDPRHGLAMSDPVDGKFRILSTKDGGRSWKVLPNTGMPPALEGEAGFAASGQCLVNSGPRDVWLATGGAARARVLHSADRGLTWTAADTTVPAGDPARGVFALAFRDRAHGIAVGGDYRADQPSPRAAATTGDTGRTWTPAAQPPPAYRSGVTWLPYSRTNALAVGPTGTDLTTDGGRTWHTLDTGSYDTVDCTPDRGCWAAGEQGRVARLEN; encoded by the coding sequence ATGACGACAGGCCTGGCCGCGGCGGCGCTCGCCGCCGCCCTGGCGGTGCCCGCGCAGGCACACGGGGAGGGCCGTCCACCGCACTGGGAACTGAAGGACACCGGCACCGACGTGCGCTTTCGCGGGCTCGCCGCGGTCAGCCGGAACAGCGCGTGGCTGGCGGGCTCCGCCGGGACCGTGCTGCGCACCGGCGACGGGGGCAGGACCTGGCGCAACGTCTCACCGCCCGGCGCACAGGATCTGCAGTTCCGGGACATCGAGGCATTCGACGCACGCAGGGCGGTCGTCCTGGCCATCGGCGAGGGCGAGGCCTCCCGCGTGTACCGCACGGACGACGGCGGTTCGACATGGACCGAGTCCTTCCGCAACACCGATCCGCGCGCCTTCTACGACTGCCTCACCTTCTTCGACCCCCGCCACGGACTCGCCATGAGCGACCCCGTCGACGGCAAGTTCCGCATCCTGTCCACCAAGGACGGCGGCCGCTCCTGGAAGGTCCTGCCGAACACGGGCATGCCGCCCGCCCTGGAGGGCGAGGCGGGCTTCGCGGCGAGCGGGCAGTGCCTCGTGAACTCCGGTCCGCGCGATGTGTGGCTGGCCACCGGAGGGGCAGCCCGCGCACGGGTGCTGCACTCCGCCGACCGGGGGCTGACCTGGACGGCCGCCGACACCACCGTCCCCGCCGGGGACCCGGCCCGGGGCGTCTTCGCGCTCGCCTTCCGGGACCGGGCGCACGGCATCGCCGTCGGCGGCGACTACCGCGCCGACCAGCCGTCCCCGCGCGCCGCGGCGACCACCGGCGACACCGGCCGCACCTGGACCCCCGCCGCGCAGCCGCCGCCCGCCTACCGCTCCGGCGTCACCTGGCTTCCGTACAGCCGTACGAACGCCCTCGCCGTCGGCCCCACCGGCACCGACCTCACCACCGACGGCGGCCGGACCTGGCACACGCTCGACACCGGCTCCTACGACACCGTCGACTGCACCCCGGACCGGGGCTGCTGGGCGGCGGGGGAGCAGGGGAGGGTCGCGCGGCTGGAGAACTGA
- a CDS encoding MmcQ/YjbR family DNA-binding protein, which produces MAVPKNALKKWEKVREFALGMPGAAEEFPWGESVAKVNKKVFVFLGTDDGGYPLGVTVKLRDEETHAHALTCPGAEPAGYGLGRAGWVRVPLEEKGAPPAELLCDWVEESYRVIAPKRLIAELDAR; this is translated from the coding sequence GTGGCCGTACCGAAGAACGCCCTGAAAAAATGGGAGAAGGTGCGCGAGTTCGCCCTGGGGATGCCCGGTGCGGCCGAGGAGTTCCCGTGGGGCGAGAGCGTCGCGAAGGTCAACAAGAAGGTGTTCGTGTTCCTCGGGACGGATGACGGCGGCTACCCGCTGGGCGTCACCGTGAAGCTCAGGGACGAGGAGACCCACGCCCACGCCCTCACCTGCCCCGGCGCCGAGCCCGCGGGGTACGGCCTGGGCAGGGCCGGGTGGGTGCGGGTGCCGCTGGAGGAGAAGGGCGCCCCGCCCGCGGAGCTGCTGTGCGACTGGGTCGAGGAGAGCTACCGCGTGATCGCCCCGAAGCGCCTCATAGCGGAGCTGGACGCCCGCTGA
- a CDS encoding acetyl-CoA C-acetyltransferase, with amino-acid sequence MSTEAYVYDAIRTPRGRGKANGSLHGTKPIDLVVGLIHEVQNRFPGLDPAAVDDIVLGVVGPVGDQGSDIARTAAIAAGLPDTVAGVQENRFCASGLEAVNLAAAKVRSGWEDLVLAGGVESMSRVPMASDGGAWFNDPMTNLAVNFVPQGIGADLIATIEGFSRRDVDEYAALSQERAAEAWKDGRFDRSVVPVKDRSGLVVLDHDEYMRPGTTADSLARLKPSFADIGELGGFDAVALQEYHWVEEIDHVHHAGNSSGIVDGASLVAIGSKEIGERYGLRPRARIVSAAVSGSEPTIMLTGPAPATRKALAKAGLTIDDIDLVEINEAFAAVVLRFVRDMGLSLDKVNVNGGAIALGHPLGATGAMILGTLVDELERQDKRYGLATLCVGGGMGVATIVERV; translated from the coding sequence GTGAGCACCGAAGCGTACGTGTACGACGCGATCCGCACCCCGCGCGGTCGCGGCAAGGCGAACGGCTCCCTGCACGGCACCAAGCCCATCGACCTCGTCGTCGGCCTGATCCACGAGGTCCAGAACCGCTTCCCCGGCCTCGACCCGGCCGCCGTCGACGACATCGTGCTCGGTGTCGTGGGCCCCGTCGGCGACCAGGGCTCCGACATCGCCAGGACCGCCGCGATCGCCGCCGGGCTGCCCGACACGGTCGCCGGCGTCCAGGAGAACCGCTTCTGCGCCTCGGGTCTTGAGGCCGTCAACCTGGCCGCCGCGAAGGTCCGTTCGGGCTGGGAGGACCTGGTGCTCGCGGGCGGTGTCGAGTCGATGTCCCGGGTGCCGATGGCCTCGGACGGCGGCGCCTGGTTCAACGACCCGATGACCAACCTGGCCGTCAACTTCGTACCGCAGGGCATCGGCGCCGACCTCATCGCCACGATCGAGGGATTCTCCCGGCGCGATGTGGACGAGTACGCGGCGCTGTCCCAGGAGCGGGCGGCGGAGGCATGGAAGGACGGCCGCTTCGACCGGTCCGTCGTCCCCGTCAAGGACCGCTCCGGCCTGGTGGTCCTCGACCACGACGAGTACATGCGGCCCGGCACGACCGCCGACTCCCTCGCCAGGCTGAAGCCGTCGTTCGCGGACATCGGCGAGCTGGGCGGCTTCGACGCGGTGGCGCTGCAGGAGTACCACTGGGTCGAGGAGATCGACCACGTCCACCACGCGGGCAACTCCTCCGGCATCGTCGACGGCGCGTCCCTCGTCGCCATCGGCAGCAAGGAGATCGGCGAGCGCTACGGCCTGCGCCCGCGCGCCCGGATCGTCTCCGCCGCGGTCTCCGGCTCCGAGCCCACCATCATGCTCACCGGCCCCGCGCCCGCGACCCGCAAGGCCCTCGCCAAGGCCGGGCTGACCATCGACGACATCGACCTCGTCGAGATCAACGAGGCGTTCGCCGCCGTGGTGCTGCGCTTCGTCCGGGACATGGGCCTCTCCCTCGACAAGGTGAACGTCAACGGCGGCGCGATCGCCCTCGGCCACCCGCTCGGCGCGACCGGGGCGATGATCCTCGGCACCCTCGTCGACGAGCTGGAGCGGCAGGACAAGCGGTACGGCCTGGCCACGCTGTGCGTGGGCGGCGGCATGGGCGTCGCGACCATCGTCGAACGCGTGTGA
- a CDS encoding ABC-F family ATP-binding cassette domain-containing protein: protein MSTPLSLTCTSLSFAWPDGTPVFDDLQIAFGPGRTGLVGVNGSGKSTLLKLIAGELTPSEGTVRAIGEVGYLPQNVTLDTGLKVDQALGIAAARTALHAIEAGDVAEEHFAAVGDDWDVEERALATLGQLGLGHVDLDRTIGEVSGGESVLLRLAALLLRRPDVLLLDEPTNNLDLYARRRLYDAVESWSGVMVVVSHDRELLDLVDQIADLHAGEVTWYGGNFSAYEEALATEQEAAERMVRVAESDLKKQKRELVDAHVKLARRKRFGQKMQDQKRVPKIVAGLRKRAAQESAGKHRILHEERLAGAKERLDEAVEAVRDEDEIRVELPYTAVPPGRTVLTLLDLELRYGARVKGGFDLRGPERIALIGRNGSGKTTLLRTIAGELEPVGGETRAHVPMRFLPQRLDVLDEELTVAENVARFAPEATNNRVRARLARFLFRGARADQLAATLSGGERFRAALAALMLAEPAPQLLMLDEPTNNLDLASVRQLTTALESYEGALIVASHDLPFLESIGITRWLLMEEGELRATTPEEIEAGG from the coding sequence ATGTCTACTCCCCTTTCCCTCACCTGCACCTCCCTGTCCTTCGCCTGGCCCGACGGCACCCCCGTCTTCGACGACCTCCAGATCGCGTTCGGCCCCGGCCGGACCGGCCTCGTCGGCGTCAACGGGTCAGGGAAATCAACCCTGTTGAAGCTGATCGCCGGTGAACTCACCCCGTCCGAGGGCACCGTCCGCGCGATCGGCGAGGTCGGCTACCTCCCGCAGAACGTCACCCTCGACACCGGCCTGAAGGTCGATCAGGCGCTCGGGATCGCCGCCGCCCGCACCGCGCTGCACGCCATCGAGGCGGGCGACGTGGCCGAGGAGCACTTCGCGGCGGTCGGCGACGACTGGGACGTGGAGGAGCGCGCCCTGGCGACGCTCGGTCAACTCGGCCTGGGCCACGTCGATCTGGACCGCACGATCGGCGAGGTCTCGGGCGGCGAGTCGGTGCTGCTGCGCCTCGCCGCGCTGCTGCTCCGCCGCCCCGACGTCCTCCTCCTGGACGAGCCCACCAACAACCTCGACCTGTACGCGCGGAGGCGCCTGTACGACGCCGTCGAGTCCTGGTCCGGGGTCATGGTCGTGGTCAGCCACGACCGTGAACTCCTGGATCTGGTCGACCAGATCGCCGATCTGCACGCGGGCGAGGTCACCTGGTACGGCGGCAACTTCTCCGCGTACGAGGAGGCGCTCGCCACCGAACAGGAGGCGGCCGAGCGGATGGTGCGGGTCGCCGAGTCCGATCTGAAGAAGCAGAAGCGCGAACTCGTGGACGCCCACGTCAAGTTGGCCCGGCGCAAGCGGTTCGGGCAGAAGATGCAGGACCAGAAGCGGGTGCCGAAGATCGTCGCGGGCCTGCGCAAGCGGGCCGCCCAGGAGTCCGCGGGCAAGCACCGCATCCTGCACGAGGAGCGGCTCGCCGGGGCGAAGGAACGCCTCGACGAGGCGGTGGAGGCCGTACGGGACGAGGACGAGATCCGCGTCGAGCTGCCGTACACGGCCGTACCCCCGGGCCGGACCGTCCTCACCCTGCTGGACCTGGAGCTGAGGTACGGCGCCCGGGTGAAGGGCGGGTTCGATCTGCGCGGTCCGGAGCGGATCGCCCTGATCGGTCGCAACGGCTCGGGCAAGACCACGCTGCTGCGGACGATCGCGGGCGAGCTGGAGCCGGTGGGCGGCGAGACGCGGGCGCATGTGCCGATGCGGTTCCTGCCGCAGCGGCTCGACGTCCTCGACGAGGAGCTGACGGTCGCCGAGAACGTGGCCCGGTTCGCGCCGGAGGCCACCAACAACCGGGTCCGGGCCCGTCTCGCCCGCTTCCTGTTCCGGGGCGCCCGTGCCGACCAGCTCGCGGCGACCCTGTCCGGCGGGGAGCGCTTCCGGGCGGCCCTCGCCGCCCTGATGCTCGCCGAGCCCGCCCCGCAGCTGCTGATGCTGGACGAGCCGACGAACAACCTCGATCTGGCGAGCGTGCGGCAGCTGACGACCGCCCTGGAGTCGTACGAGGGGGCGCTGATCGTGGCCAGCCACGATCTGCCGTTCCTGGAGTCGATCGGGATCACCAGGTGGCTGCTGATGGAGGAGGGAGAGCTGCGGGCGACGACGCCGGAGGAGATCGAGGCCGGCGGCTGA
- the ddaH gene encoding dimethylargininase, giving the protein MPSRKALVRRPSPRLAEGLVTHVERTEVDVDLAVEQWEAYGDALREHGWETIEVDPADDCPDSVFVEDTVVMYKNVALIARPGAESRRGETDGIEEAVAALGCSVNWVWAPGTLEGGDVLKVGDTVFVGRGGRTNAAGVQQLRAAFEPLGARVVSAPVSKVLHLKSAVTALPDGTVVGHIPRMDTPSLFGRFLPVPEESGAHVVLLGGDKLLMAASAPKTAELYADLGYEPVVVDIGEFEKLEGCVTCLSVRLRDLYA; this is encoded by the coding sequence GTGCCCAGCAGGAAAGCCCTCGTCCGCCGCCCGAGCCCCCGTCTGGCCGAAGGCCTCGTCACGCACGTCGAACGCACGGAGGTGGACGTCGATCTCGCGGTCGAGCAGTGGGAGGCGTACGGGGACGCCCTGCGCGAGCACGGCTGGGAGACGATCGAGGTGGACCCGGCCGACGACTGCCCGGACTCGGTGTTCGTCGAGGACACCGTGGTCATGTACAAGAACGTGGCGCTGATCGCGCGCCCCGGCGCCGAGTCCCGGCGGGGCGAGACCGACGGGATCGAGGAGGCCGTGGCCGCGCTCGGCTGCTCGGTGAACTGGGTCTGGGCGCCGGGCACGCTGGAGGGCGGCGACGTGCTCAAGGTCGGCGACACGGTGTTCGTGGGCCGGGGCGGGCGCACCAACGCGGCCGGGGTGCAGCAGCTGCGGGCCGCGTTCGAGCCGCTGGGGGCGCGGGTGGTCTCCGCGCCGGTGAGCAAGGTGCTGCATCTGAAGTCGGCGGTCACCGCGCTGCCCGACGGCACGGTCGTCGGGCACATCCCGAGGATGGACACCCCGTCGCTGTTCGGGCGCTTCCTGCCGGTCCCGGAGGAGTCCGGGGCGCATGTGGTGCTCCTCGGCGGCGACAAGCTGCTGATGGCGGCGAGCGCCCCGAAGACCGCGGAGCTGTACGCCGACCTCGGCTACGAGCCCGTCGTGGTCGACATCGGCGAGTTCGAGAAGCTGGAGGGCTGTGTGACATGCCTCTCGGTGCGGCTGCGCGATCTGTACGCCTGA
- a CDS encoding CaiB/BaiF CoA transferase family protein, which translates to MAVAKTPGHGPLAGVRVVELAGIGPGPFAAMLLADLGADVVRVDRPGGAGLAVNPLYDVTNRNKRSVIVDLKSPGGPDTVLDLAERADILIEGYRPGVAERLGVGPGPCHARNPRLVYGRMTGWGQQGPLAPRAGHDIAYIALTGTLGMIGTPGTPPPAPANLLGDYAGGSLYLVVGVLAALHHARATGTGQTVDAAIVDGAAHLSAMLHGMLAAGGWQDRRAANLLDGGCPFYGTYETADGRYMAVGALEQRFYEEFIDLLGIKDRAPARKDTAAWGALRETVEARFRTRTRDEWTAVFEGSDACVAPVLTLREAPHHAHLAARGTFTDFGGITQPAPAPRFSATPTSVRTGPAQPGAALADVADDWGIPGLLEDTSGPAPSARDTDPHRPPGRTLPPLERPDS; encoded by the coding sequence ATGGCAGTGGCGAAGACGCCCGGGCACGGACCGCTCGCCGGTGTGCGCGTGGTGGAGCTCGCGGGCATCGGCCCGGGACCGTTCGCCGCCATGCTCCTCGCCGACCTCGGCGCCGACGTCGTCCGCGTCGACCGGCCGGGCGGCGCCGGCCTCGCCGTGAACCCGCTGTACGACGTCACCAACCGCAACAAACGCTCGGTGATCGTCGACCTGAAGTCCCCGGGCGGCCCGGACACCGTCCTCGACCTGGCCGAACGCGCCGACATCCTGATCGAGGGCTACCGGCCGGGCGTCGCCGAACGCCTCGGCGTCGGCCCCGGGCCCTGCCACGCCCGCAACCCGAGGCTCGTCTACGGCCGGATGACCGGCTGGGGCCAGCAGGGCCCCCTCGCCCCCCGCGCCGGACACGACATCGCGTACATCGCCCTCACCGGCACCCTCGGCATGATCGGCACCCCCGGCACCCCGCCACCCGCCCCCGCCAACCTCCTCGGCGACTACGCGGGCGGCTCCCTCTATCTCGTCGTCGGTGTCCTCGCCGCCCTCCACCACGCCCGCGCCACCGGCACCGGCCAGACCGTGGACGCGGCCATCGTGGACGGCGCCGCCCACCTCTCGGCGATGCTCCACGGCATGCTGGCCGCCGGCGGCTGGCAGGACCGCCGCGCCGCCAACCTCCTCGACGGCGGCTGCCCCTTCTACGGCACCTACGAGACCGCCGACGGCCGGTACATGGCCGTCGGCGCCCTGGAGCAGCGGTTCTACGAGGAGTTCATCGACCTCCTCGGCATCAAGGACCGTGCCCCGGCCCGCAAGGACACGGCCGCCTGGGGCGCGCTGCGCGAGACGGTCGAGGCCCGCTTCCGGACCCGTACACGGGACGAGTGGACGGCCGTCTTCGAGGGCTCCGACGCCTGTGTGGCCCCCGTCCTCACGCTCCGCGAGGCCCCGCACCACGCGCATCTCGCGGCCCGGGGCACCTTCACCGACTTCGGCGGCATCACCCAGCCCGCCCCCGCGCCCCGCTTCTCCGCCACCCCCACCTCGGTCCGCACCGGCCCGGCCCAGCCGGGCGCCGCCCTGGCGGACGTGGCGGACGACTGGGGCATACCCGGCCTCCTGGAGGACACCTCCGGCCCGGCCCCCTCCGCCCGGGACACCGACCCGCACCGGCCTCCGGGCCGCACCCTCCCGCCACTGGAAAGGCCAGACTCGTGA
- the mmpA gene encoding morphogenic membrane protein MmpA, whose amino-acid sequence MTTHRAPKPAAGPAQAVERAVTTGLILAVIAGLAWIAGMVYTLTGWAQ is encoded by the coding sequence ATGACGACGCACCGAGCACCCAAGCCCGCCGCCGGACCCGCCCAGGCCGTCGAGCGTGCCGTGACGACCGGGCTGATCCTCGCCGTGATCGCCGGACTGGCCTGGATCGCCGGGATGGTCTACACGCTGACCGGGTGGGCCCAGTAG
- a CDS encoding plasmid stabilization protein gives MPRGSSPKRERQYEHIKESAEHRGESESRAEEIAARTVNKERARSGESKTASRTSTQDMSSSRRGGQRSHKGAQGPTYDQLYEEAKKRGVPGRSGMDKSRLRRALGNE, from the coding sequence ATGCCGCGCGGTTCCAGCCCCAAGAGGGAACGCCAGTACGAGCACATCAAGGAGAGCGCCGAGCACCGGGGCGAGAGCGAGTCGCGCGCCGAGGAGATCGCCGCCCGGACCGTCAACAAGGAGCGGGCGCGGTCCGGCGAGTCGAAGACCGCGAGCCGCACCTCCACCCAGGACATGTCGTCGAGCAGGCGCGGCGGGCAGCGCTCCCACAAGGGCGCGCAGGGACCCACCTACGACCAGCTCTACGAAGAGGCCAAGAAGCGGGGTGTGCCGGGCCGTTCGGGTATGGACAAGAGCCGGCTCCGGCGCGCCCTCGGGAACGAGTAG
- a CDS encoding acyl-ACP desaturase, with amino-acid sequence MSITSPHLGSPSGEWTDARLLYALEEVVEKELNRHLKVTKDWMPHEYVPWSDGRNFPGFFEDGEAWEKGQSKVSEVGRIALVVNLLTEDNLPSYHHEIATLFGRDGAWGTWVHRWTAEEGRHGIVMRDYLLASRAVDPDKLEEFRMAHMGEGFESDNRHSMLHTVAYVAFQELATRVSHRNTGHHSGDPVCDRMLARIAADENLHMIFYRNLLKAAFEFAPDLTMQAVRDVVVGFRMPGHGMPGFERAAAQMAIGEVYNMRIHHDDVLAPVIRFLKIMEIDGLGPEGMKAQEELGLYMGGLDAEARKFDEKLAARKARMAARAGA; translated from the coding sequence GTGTCGATCACTTCTCCCCACCTCGGCAGCCCGTCCGGCGAATGGACCGACGCGCGGCTGCTGTACGCGCTGGAGGAAGTCGTCGAGAAGGAACTCAACCGGCATCTCAAGGTCACCAAGGACTGGATGCCGCACGAGTACGTGCCGTGGAGCGACGGCCGCAACTTCCCCGGCTTCTTCGAGGACGGCGAGGCCTGGGAGAAGGGGCAGTCGAAGGTCAGCGAGGTCGGCCGGATCGCCCTGGTGGTGAACCTCCTCACCGAGGACAACCTGCCCAGCTACCACCACGAGATCGCCACCCTCTTCGGCCGTGACGGCGCCTGGGGCACCTGGGTGCACCGCTGGACCGCGGAGGAGGGCCGCCACGGCATCGTGATGCGTGACTACCTGCTCGCCTCGCGCGCGGTGGACCCGGACAAGCTCGAAGAGTTCCGCATGGCCCACATGGGCGAGGGCTTCGAGTCGGACAACCGGCACTCGATGCTGCACACGGTCGCGTACGTCGCCTTCCAGGAGCTGGCCACCCGCGTCTCGCACCGCAACACCGGCCACCACTCCGGTGATCCGGTCTGCGACCGCATGCTGGCGCGCATCGCGGCCGACGAGAACCTCCACATGATCTTCTACCGGAACCTGCTGAAGGCCGCGTTCGAGTTCGCCCCCGACCTCACCATGCAGGCCGTGCGCGATGTCGTCGTGGGCTTCCGGATGCCCGGCCACGGGATGCCCGGCTTCGAGCGGGCCGCCGCGCAGATGGCCATCGGCGAGGTCTACAACATGCGCATCCACCACGACGACGTCCTCGCGCCCGTCATCCGCTTCCTGAAGATCATGGAGATCGACGGCCTCGGCCCCGAGGGCATGAAGGCCCAGGAGGAACTGGGCCTCTACATGGGCGGACTCGACGCGGAGGCACGCAAGTTCGACGAGAAGCTGGCGGCCCGCAAGGCGCGGATGGCCGCGCGCGCCGGGGCGTAG
- the ssgD gene encoding spore wall synthesis regulator SsgD gives MSTVIEQPVEARLVAAAPRMPSIPATLHYDPTDPFAVRMTFPAPATLEGVDVCWTFARELLVTGMEESVGHGDVRVRPYGYDRLVLEFHAPEGTAVVHVHAGEIRRFLERSIDLVPLGLEHHHVDLDHDLAQLMRDAC, from the coding sequence TTGTCCACCGTCATCGAGCAGCCCGTAGAGGCCCGTCTCGTCGCCGCCGCGCCGCGGATGCCGAGCATTCCCGCCACGCTCCACTACGACCCCACCGACCCCTTCGCGGTCCGTATGACCTTCCCCGCCCCGGCCACGCTGGAGGGTGTCGACGTCTGCTGGACCTTCGCCCGCGAACTCCTCGTGACCGGTATGGAGGAGTCCGTCGGCCACGGGGACGTGCGCGTCCGCCCGTACGGCTACGACCGGCTCGTCCTGGAGTTCCACGCCCCCGAGGGCACGGCCGTGGTGCATGTCCACGCCGGGGAGATACGCCGCTTCCTCGAGCGTTCGATCGACCTGGTGCCGCTCGGCCTGGAACACCACCATGTCGACCTGGACCACGACCTCGCCCAGCTGATGCGGGACGCCTGCTGA
- a CDS encoding saccharopine dehydrogenase family protein, with product MSNGQGRAERAYDIVLYGATGFVGQLTAEYLAGNAPEGLRWAIAGRDADKLAALRERLPGGAGIGVLRADGSDADAVRELARQTRVMATTVGPYITHGEELVAACADEGTDYLDLTGEPEFVDLTFVRHDARARETGARLVHAAGFDSIPHDLGAYFTVRQLPEDVPITVDGFVRAEGMFSGGTFNSALTGFSRGRQTMSAAQDRRRHEPRLVGRRAYAPVSAPRFAKEVGAWALPLPTIDAQVVQRSARALRRYGPDFRYRHYAAVKTLPYAVGGVAFVGAMVAAAQVPPVRRWLGDRLKPGEGPSEEKRAKSWFSVRFVGEGGGRRVFTEVAGGDPGYGETAKMFAESALCLAFDDLPATAGQVTTAVAMGDALIERLRAAGITFRVAASQ from the coding sequence ATGAGCAACGGGCAGGGCAGGGCGGAGCGGGCGTACGACATCGTGCTCTACGGGGCCACGGGGTTCGTCGGGCAGCTCACCGCGGAGTATCTCGCCGGGAACGCGCCCGAGGGACTGCGCTGGGCGATCGCCGGGCGCGACGCGGACAAGCTCGCGGCACTGCGCGAACGGCTGCCCGGCGGCGCGGGGATCGGCGTGCTGCGAGCGGACGGGTCCGATGCGGACGCCGTACGCGAACTCGCCCGGCAGACACGGGTGATGGCCACCACGGTCGGCCCCTACATCACCCACGGCGAGGAGCTGGTGGCCGCCTGCGCGGACGAGGGCACCGACTATCTGGACCTCACCGGTGAGCCCGAGTTCGTCGACCTGACGTTCGTCCGGCACGACGCACGCGCGCGGGAGACCGGCGCCCGTCTCGTGCACGCGGCGGGCTTCGACTCGATACCGCACGACCTGGGCGCGTACTTCACCGTGCGGCAGCTCCCGGAGGACGTGCCGATCACCGTGGACGGCTTCGTGCGCGCCGAGGGCATGTTCTCGGGCGGTACGTTCAACTCCGCGCTCACCGGGTTCTCCCGCGGCCGGCAGACGATGTCCGCCGCGCAGGACCGCAGGCGGCACGAGCCGCGCCTGGTGGGGCGCCGGGCGTACGCGCCGGTGAGCGCGCCCCGGTTCGCCAAGGAGGTCGGGGCGTGGGCGCTGCCGCTGCCGACCATCGACGCGCAGGTGGTGCAGCGCTCGGCGCGCGCCCTGCGGCGCTACGGACCGGACTTCCGCTACCGCCACTACGCGGCCGTGAAGACCCTGCCGTACGCGGTGGGCGGGGTGGCGTTCGTCGGCGCGATGGTCGCCGCCGCGCAGGTGCCGCCGGTGCGGCGCTGGCTGGGCGACCGGCTGAAGCCGGGTGAGGGGCCGAGCGAGGAGAAGCGGGCGAAGAGCTGGTTCTCGGTGCGGTTCGTCGGCGAGGGCGGTGGGCGCCGGGTCTTCACGGAGGTCGCGGGCGGCGACCCCGGCTACGGCGAGACGGCGAAGATGTTCGCCGAGTCCGCGCTCTGCCTGGCCTTCGACGACCTCCCGGCCACGGCGGGGCAGGTCACGACGGCGGTCGCGATGGGCGACGCGCTGATCGAACGGCTGCGCGCGGCGGGGATCACCTTCCGGGTGGCGGCGTCCCAGTAG
- a CDS encoding endonuclease V — protein MTTVRIPAGWPATEEQALAVQDELRGAVVLDEIGPPPGSGHVTGVDVAYDDERDVVAAAAVVLDAATLTVVAEATAIGQVSFPYVPGLLAFREVPTVLAALDALPCDPGLVVCDGYGLAHPRRFGLAAHLGVLTGLPTIGVAKNPFAFTYDEPAASRGSSSPLLAGTEEVGRALRTRDGVKPVFVSVGHRVTLPTACAHTLALTPAYRLPETTRRADSLCRRALKETAAGAPLEGGRGPGT, from the coding sequence ATGACGACCGTACGCATCCCCGCGGGCTGGCCCGCCACCGAAGAGCAAGCCCTCGCCGTGCAGGACGAGTTGCGGGGCGCAGTGGTCCTCGACGAGATCGGGCCACCGCCGGGCTCCGGGCATGTCACCGGCGTGGACGTGGCCTACGACGACGAGCGGGACGTCGTCGCGGCGGCGGCCGTGGTGCTGGACGCGGCGACGCTCACCGTGGTCGCGGAGGCCACGGCGATCGGGCAGGTCTCCTTCCCGTACGTCCCCGGACTGCTCGCGTTCCGTGAGGTGCCGACCGTGCTGGCCGCGCTCGACGCGCTGCCGTGCGACCCCGGTCTCGTCGTCTGCGACGGCTACGGGCTCGCCCATCCGCGCCGCTTCGGGCTCGCCGCCCACCTCGGCGTCCTCACCGGGCTCCCCACGATCGGCGTCGCCAAGAACCCCTTCGCCTTCACCTACGACGAACCCGCGGCCTCACGCGGGAGCTCCTCGCCGCTGCTCGCGGGCACCGAGGAGGTGGGCCGCGCCCTGCGCACCCGCGACGGCGTCAAACCGGTCTTCGTCTCCGTCGGCCACCGCGTCACCCTCCCCACCGCCTGCGCCCACACCCTCGCCCTCACCCCGGCCTACCGCCTCCCGGAGACCACGCGCCGCGCCGACTCCCTCTGCCGCCGGGCCCTGAAGGAGACGGCCGCCGGGGCACCGCTCGAAGGCGGGCGCGGACCGGGTACCTGA